A window of the Aspergillus flavus chromosome 6, complete sequence genome harbors these coding sequences:
- a CDS encoding glycoside hydrolase superfamily has translation MRTAGLLSLLLAAIPAVTAERGTLGLALGNKNPDGTCKSTSDYEADFDALKSLTTLVRTYSANDCNTAVNIVPAAKNKQFKVVLGVWADYDESFNNDFNVLKQIVPGNEDVIPSITVGSETLYRKGLTAQQLLDKIRTVQNAFPKVNVGTVDSWNIFNDGTADPIIQGGVTYFLANGFAYWQGTDIDHATETYWNDTRLAKEHIERIAGNNQDKIIFGNGETGWPTDGGSDYGNAKASTQNAERYWKDAVCAMLTWGVDVFYFEAFDESWKPKSIGDNGEEKDETHWGLFTADRKAKFDLSCPN, from the exons ATGCGTACCGCtggtcttctttctcttttactCGCAGCGATTCCCGCTGTTACCGCGGAGCGGGGTACCCTTGGTCTCGCCCTGGGTAACAAGAATCCTGACGGCACCTGCAAGTCTACTAGCGACTATGAGGCCGACTTTGACGCGCTCAAGAGCCTGACTACCCTCGTTCGTACATACTCCGCCAATGATTGCAACACCGCTGTGAACATCGTTCCTGCAGCCAAGAACAAGCAGTTCAAGGTCGTGCTGGGTGTCTG GGCTGATTATGACGAATCCTTCAACAATGACTTCAATGTCTTGAAGCAGATTGTTCCCGGAAATGAAGATGTTATCCCTTCGATCACTGTCGGTTCTGAAACTCTTTACCGCAAAGGCCTTACTGCCCAGCAGCTCCTGGACAAGATCCGTACGGTCCAGAATGCGTTCCCCAAGGTTAACGTTGGCACGGTGGACAGCTGGAACATTTTCAATGATGGTACTGCCGATCCCATCATCCAAGGAGGTGTCACTTATTT CTTGGCCAATGGCTTCGCCTATTGGCAAGGAACGGATATTGACCATGCCACCGAGACCTACTGGAATGACACGAGGCTTGCTAAGGAGCATATTGAGAGGATTGCTGGCAACAACCAGGACAAGATTATCTTCGGAAACGGCGAGACTGGTTGGCCCACCGATGGCGGTTCTGACTATGGAAACGCCAAGGCTAGCACTCAAAATGCTGAACGGTACTGGAAGGACGCTGTCTGCGCTATGCTGACCTGGGGCGTCGACGTTTTCTACTTTGAGGCTTTCGACGAATCCTGGAAGCCCAAGAGCATTGGTGACAACGGcgaggagaaggatgagaccCACTGGGGTCTTTTCACTGCCGACCGCAAGGCCAAGTTCGACTTGTCTTGCCCTAACTAA
- a CDS encoding putative RNA export mediator Gle1: protein MGRLSYPQELDSPSRQLVLELARDLEQLRVHNTELKKVKAYERRSFYESLDRIDSELEAQHNEALDKVAKLHDQVLEEAEETLRVHQRAVEEENRRKEEEARKEAERIEREKAERLRREQEEAARREAERKAAEEARKKAEAEAERQRRAAQEEKERKEQERLEEENRKRQAEAHKAEREAARLKAEAAQKSREEQQKKVGGARLTEEEINVQARYVELHQHLKKFRQYLKDEGKSNTVVKQNMGDMRRSIKKCVGQLREGKGTNKGQLQEIRATLEKAASIPEPSVDIRQFMAFPPEDIANSDDNKVPALLIYALNIFSKSLISSLITEASINPGHAEPVGIVAAQIFSTDAFIYKGHHMVDILWAKYRVVCPALWGFYGNEKTEAGRRALGWWREAPGGPFISEQVHMDRMTALGAGFAALTLRNFGKTPRKNPFPNHMFWLAMHKILMIPPSEIQETHVILLSAMLKSSAERIVGFFGHIGLALMRKAIVDLPSSVPRQSMGVNQLKLLKDLYKREKNIII, encoded by the exons ATGGGGCGCTTAAGCTACCCTCAAGAGCTGGACAGTCCGTCCCGGCAACTCGTGCTAGAGTTGGCTCGAGATCTAGAGCAACTCCGTGTTCACAATACTGAATTGAAGAAAGTCAAAGCATATGAACGCCGATCCTTCTACGAATCTCTTGATCGGATCGATAGTGAACTAGAAGCTCAACACAATGAAGCCCTCGATAAAGTTGCCAAACTACATGACCAAGTActggaagaagccgaagaaacTTTGCGAGTGCATCAGCGAGCGGTAGAGGAGGAAAATCGccgcaaggaagaagaagcccgcaAGGAGGCGGAGCGCATCGAGCGTGAGAAAGCGGAAAGGCTACGCCGTGAGCAGGAAGAAGCTGCACGCCGAGAGGCGGAGCGAAAGGCGGCAGAGGAAGCCagaaagaaggccgaagCAGAGGCGGAAAGGCAACGACGGGCAGCgcaagaggaaaaggaacgGAAAGAACAGGAGCgattggaggaagagaaccGCAAACGTCAAGCAGAGGCACACAAGGCGGAGCGAGAAGCGGCAAGGCTGAAAGCTGAAGCTGCACAAAAATCACGGGAAgagcaacagaagaaggtcgGTGGGGCGCGTCtgacggaggaagagatcaatgTGCAAGCACGCTATGTCGAGCTCCACCAGCATCTCAAGAAATTTAGGCAATACCTGAAGGATGAAGGAAAATCCAACACGGTCGTCAAACAGAACATGGGTGACATGCGTCGATCGATCAAGAAATGTGTTGGCCAACtacgagaaggaaaggggaCTAACAAGGGCCAG CTTCAAGAAATTCGCGCGACCCTCGAGAAAGCTGCTTCTATCCCTGAACCATCTGTCGATATCCGACAATTCATGGCCTTTCCACCAGAGGACATTGCCAATTCTGATGACAACAAGGTGCCAGCTCTGTTGATCTACGCCCTGAATATATTCTCGAAATCTTTAATCTCGTCTCTGATCACGGAAGCCTCTATCAATCCCGGCCACGCAGAGCCAGTCGGCATCGTAGCTGCGCAGATCTTCTCCACGGACGCCTTTATCTATAAAGGTCATCATATGGTTGACATACTCTGGGCCAAATATCGTGTCGTCTGTCCGGCGCTCTGGGGATTCTACGGCAACGAAAAGACCGAAGCCGGTAGGCGTGCCTTAGGATGGTGGCGAGAAGCACCAGGAGGTCCTTTCATCAGTGAACAGGTCCATATGGACCGAATGACAGCTCTTGGTGCTGGGTTTGCGGCGCTCACCCTGCGCAATTTTGGAAAGACCCCACGGAAGAATCCATTTCCCAACCACATGTTTTGGCTTGCGATGCACAAAATTTTGATGATTCCCCCGAGCGAGATTCAGGAGACACACGTTATCCTGCTTTCGGCCATGCTCAAATCTTCTGCTGAAAGGATCGTCGGCTTCTTTGGTCATATCGGTCTGGCATTAATGAGGAAGGCCATAGTCGATCTACCAAGCAGCGTGCCTCGTCAGAGTATGGGCGTTAATCAACTGAAACTTCTGAAAGACCTATACAAGCGAGAGAAGAACATAATTATCTGA
- a CDS encoding myosin class II heavy chain — protein sequence MRSGIYNGSETNNPELVLTSAPEEPTTHLHDSIRNRSPGRDIFGRRGGKSIKDFTQDWINQYLSGQPRTERSNWLSDDSGSEAPSFFTAQNHFADDLSDDWLGFEQDKREEDLLRTPTLADFANRRAGTGNGEGSAARQRTKEYLHRRAETLRQEDFWGFAYDKDPQTITMADTKEVQLPTEPGAKALPSVEKPLPPPPADALNENPLAMENTTNAEAKAVKTPVSDKPAQRIRKKVAWRGKACFVGLPPEDKRGSEESGHRLLTVEDVNRRLKSWEEKGYDVRGFSVGASEDYLNTELGGLSRPTWPDATEVQEEWNSRSYTVCFPNKAVWDAYVNFLQEEKLRALGVFLGDDEVQPSVSPASAAMSQMAPFPGLVSSPPIPTASAASNPLSLSHPFSPQLSQSTNARNGMGSLTSPASQFGVQTPFLGVDQNLLPGYHIPFQPTPPAQGSLTPQSFFNARQAGAASTLAGTLPNLTSILSPVSPLNEQNAFHPGLNEQSGLPKETFGDNMGYDMQDNMTEGQLLRPIRTPTENPDNFHASTVEIAHPTPRGHSRGHNLSETLQKGLDQYAQSEYHLEESINRQLDEGDREPHGFNSSDILKSRWALPENTNHDIQHLPQHVHQYYGGAYPGDNAQEGSDIDTNPSLSGTPHGPLANHIPWHEPKPSAGSYGGGHRSKLSSSTLNVDAKEFDPTAPSSQAFQYQDNSFQFPAAGHPMFAFGSGAGFKQPAGSFNVTAPSFTPGSFNVAAPVFNPTNNHYSADPEQSSGGRTKIFDDVDLSQAQKLTKKSKAIPIVRPDDNEANQYNEEAAENENGRSAAPTDRHKRARRSLEGPDGEAQISVSHALSENINAQATQSSNTTHVSAGGKENTSPDKDGVNSVEREVVPAQDRKPQERKDTPVSEASTWMPSDTKDESADARADTLEQNQAATTQPGPEEAGDEKTDPKQSLAVEAGTPFIVPKEKEQPMEETTDTRLNGSVLSADAKPFEFKPSVPDFIPVVVEQPKTSPEDVVKKGDIMASQNAVASSPAAHKEDVVPIEPTQSGTDPSGDELRTGAPQSERGVGRESEEESMDDAELNAVMEQLNEDSDVGIERLSTPHPTNRFPESVLGPSKEKRHVHAEIRSEAPSPSPGRGQMSQALNVPKLDFDAQSQFSATPSKNFASTIHSPIRQLVSRNDHISDWDSVISSGEDEKLANRSRFFDRRIHELVGSVVEERLSPLERALIAIENSISTITFGGSQNKWSWSASVEGEESDADDEEEYEEDASYRERSPARQRGRKFDKLKNVVLEALASRDAQHAAEKPANSEFAQLQQSVTDLQALTLKKLSQDSTTDLREMIEEVVSAQFSQQKPRASEAEEIGADSLMLQIDGLKEMLRVSDERAEEEYKKRREAQDSVVELQHLLKVSEDNAARHSEAAESAETRLLQFKEEKIPYFEQVQSRSDALEQEHAKLKLTLAEISSKNISLEGTLDEYRFSSDHWKQESEQSKAQIEEMQTENKDLRVTIDHMKSRIEDGLSVRQNLSEKFDRLQDEMATVTRDITRDQASWRKRQEEHVARYNELQAAYNREVKLREKLEVDISELEQQEREAAKLKFIFGQSQQENARLEELVANLRIENHDLEIKAARFEREFNEARESSRVEIQRTRSSLETDVEAANSQVNIVRAELEAQILRLQGQLDSVRLDSDTAQQRYEMLLEEANETKASAVASMANTHELAMEEQRKLHERILNDLRERHARALHNASEDRQRAESHLTERLELSEDKAKHLQDRVHHLEERLEIAQSAARAAAEAAQAAQAAKAAPVASSSAHSTSPSLSFSEGTMVPEKISPQALRESILVLQDQLQQRETRIEELEQEVASFDKDAPNKLKEKDTEITWLRELLGVRIDDLQDIIRTLSQPSFDHNTVRDAAIRLKANLQMQQQEKERASSGQSFPSFPSLSELTASPRSLPLAAAAAWGNWRRGRETPNTGTSEQTPSKPSNATAFLSGLLTPPGSNARQATPNATAPVTRGWRQPSESRPLRGYDTTPRQTSARASRMQELPRTPPLLRRSSYDHDAEPTDYGEGSWAEENESTADGLVSASPKETGDGPFGPQIAS from the coding sequence ATGCGCAGTGGTATTTACAACGGGTCCGAAACGAATAACCCCGAATTGGTCTTAACGTCCGCCCCCGAAGAGCCGACTACCCATCTGCACGACAGTATTCGCAACCGCTCTCCaggaagagatatatttggcagaagaggagggaagTCGATCAAAGATTTCACACAGGATTGGATCAACCAATATCTCTCCGGCCAGCCAAGGACCGAACGCAGCAACTGGCTGAGCGACGACTCTGGCAGCGAGGCCCCATCGTTTTTTACAGCTCAAAATCATTTCGCAGACGACCTCTCTGACGACTGGCTTGGTTTCGAACAAGATAAGCGCGAAGAAGACTTACTTAGAACTCCGACATTGGCCGACTTTGCGAACCGAAGAGCAGGAACTGGTAACGGAGAAGGTAGTGCCGCTCGTCAGAGAACTAAGGAATATTTACACAGAAGAGCGGAGACACTACGACAGGAAGACTTCTGGGGTTTCGCATACGACAAAGATCCCCAAACCATTACTATGGCGGATACCAAGGAGGTACAGCTCCCCACTGAACCGGGAGCCAAGGCGCTGCCTTCAGTTGAAAAgccacttcctcctcccccagcAGATGCATTGAACGAAAACCCTTTAGCTATGGAAAACACGACAAACGCGGAAGCCAAAGCTGTGAAGACGCCAGTTTCAGACAAGCCTGCACAAcgaattagaaaaaaagttGCTTGGCGCGGAAAAGCATGCTTCGTCGGGCTTCCACCGGAAGATAAGCGAGGCAGCGAGGAGTCTGGGCACCGGTTATTGACTGTCGAAGATGTCAACAGGCGCCTAAAATCATGGGAGGAGAAAGGTTATGACGTGCGCGGATTTAGCGTCGGTGCATCAGAGGATTATTTGAATACAGAATTGGGCGGACTTAGTCGTCCCACCTGGCCCGATGCTACTGAAGtccaagaagaatggaattCCCGGAGCTATACCGTTTGCTTTCCCAATAAAGCCGTATGGGATGCATATGTAAACTTCCTTCAGGAAGAGAAGTTACGAGCTCTGGGTGTATTTTtgggtgatgatgaagtACAACCGTCAGTTTCACCTGCATCGGCCGCCATGAGCCAGATGGCACCCTTCCCTGGTCTTGTTTCCTCACCACCAATACCCACGGCGTCTGCGGCTAGTAACCCACTGTCGCTGTCTCACCCGTTCTCTCCCCAGTTGAGTCAATCCACAAATGCCCGCAATGGTATGGGTTCTTTGACTTCTCCTGCTTCACAGTTCGGTGTACAAACACCCTTTCTGGGGGTGGATCAGAACCTTCTTCCTGGATATCATATTCCTTTCCAACCTACACCTCCTGCACAGGGTTCTTTGACCCCCCAGAGTTTCTTCAATGCACGCCAAGCAGGCGCGGCGTCTACTCTTGCTGGCACACTGCCAAACTTAACCTCTATATTATCACCAGTCTCTCCGTTGAATGAACAGAATGCGTTCCACCCCGGCCTGAACGAACAATCTGGACTACCGAAAGAAACATTCGGCGATAATATGGGTTATGACATGCAGGATAACATGACGGAAGGCCAGCTACTGCGTCCTATACGCACCCCTACCGAAAACCCGGATAACTTCCATGCTTCGACTGTTGAGATCGCCCACCCCACGCCTCGTGGCCATAGTCGTGGTCACAATCTGAGCGAGACACTTCAGAAAGGCCTTGACCAATATGCGCAGTCTGAATACCACTTGGAGGAGTCGATAAATAGACAATTGGATGAAGGTGACCGCGAACCTCACGGTTTCAATAGTTCGGATATATTAAAGTCTCGGTGGGCTCTACCAGAGAATACCAACCACGATATCCAACATTTGCCTCAACATGTGCATCAATATTACGGCGGAGCATACCCTGGAGATAACGCACAGGAAGGCTCAGATATCGATACTAACCCCAGTCTTTCCGGTACACCTCATGGACCGCTTGCGAACCATATACCTTGGCATGAACCAAAACCAAGCGCTGGGTCATACGGCGGCGGACACCGCTCGAAGCTTTCGTCTTCTACTTTGAATGTTGATGCGAAGGAATTTGACCCGACAGCGCCTTCTTCACAGGCCTTCCAGTATCAGGATAATTCCTTCCAATTCCCGGCGGCGGGCCATCCTATGTTTGCATTTGGCTCTGGTGCGGGCTTCAAGCAGCCCGCAGGTTCTTTCAATGTGACCGCTCCTTCCTTCACGCCAGGCTCTTTCAATGTCGCTGCCCCGGTTTTCAACCCAACCAATAATCATTACTCGGCAGACCCTGAACAGTCATCAGGCGGCAGAACTAAGATCTTTGATGATGTCGACTTGTCCCAAGCGCAGAAGCTTACCAAAAAGTCGAAAGCTATTCCCATTGTACGCCCGGATGATAACGAGGCTAATCAGTACAACGAAGAGGCAGCAGAGAATGAAAATGGTCGGTCTGCCGCTCCTACAGATCGCCACAAACGTGCCCGCCGTAGTCTTGAGGGCCCTGATGGAGAAGCGCAGATTAGCGTGTCTCATGCGCTGTCAGAAAACATTAATGCACAAGCAACACAGTCATCTAACACAACCCATGTATCTGCAGGAGGCAAAGAGAACACTTCGCCTGATAAGGACGGTGTCAATTCAGTGGAGAGGGAAGTCGTTCCAGCCCAGGATCGCAAACCCCAAGAGCGAAAGGACACTCCTGTCAGTGAAGCGTCAACCTGGATGCCTTCTGATACGAAAGATGAGAGCGCAGACGCACGTGCAGATACATTGGAACAGAACCAGGCGGCGACAACACAGCCCGGGCCCGAAGAAGCTGGTGACGAGAAAACAGACCCAAAGCAATCACTAGCAGTCGAGGCAGGTACCCCTTTCATTGTTCCCAAAGAGAAAGAGCAACCCATGGAGGAAACTACCGATACTCGTTTGAACGGATCGGTCCTTTCGGCAGACGCAAAGCCATTCGAATTCAAACCATCAGTGCCTGATTTTATTCCCGTTGTGGTCGAACAGCCGAAGACATCTCCTGAAGACGTTGTCAAGAAAGGTGACATCATGGCTTCACAGAATGCTGTCGCAAGCTCACCAGCTGCACACAAGGAAGACGTGGTTCCAATTGAGCCGACGCAATCAGGAACCGATCCATCCGGTGATGAGCTGAGAACAGGCGCTCCTCAATCTGAACGAGGCGTAGGACGTGAGTCTGAGGAGGAGTCCATGGATGATGCGGAACTGAATGCTGTTATGGAACAGTTGAATGAAGACTCGGATGTAGGAATTGAGAGGTTAAGCACACCTCATCCTACAAACCGATTCCCTGAATCGGTTCTTGGGCCgtcaaaagaaaagcgacATGTCCACGCAGAGATCAGAAGTGAAGCCCCAAGCCCCAGTCCAGGAAGGGGTCAGATGTCCCAAGCATTGAATGTGCCCAAACTTGACTTTGATGCCCAATCCCAGTTCTCAGCTACCCCCTCGAAGAACTTCGCCTCCACTATCCACTCGCCCATCCGACAGTTGGTTAGCCGAAACGATCACATCAGTGACTGGGACAGTGTTATCTCATCGGGCGAAGACGAGAAGCTAGCGAACCGGAGCAGATTTTTTGATCGCCGCATTCATGAGCTTGTGGGCTCGGTTGTTGAGGAGCGCCTGTCTCCTCTCGAGCGTGCATTGATAGCTATTGAGAACTCCATCTCCACAATCACCTTCGGAGGATCTCAGAACAAATGGTCATGGAGTGCCTCTGTCGAGGGTGAGGAAAGCGatgccgacgacgaagaagaatatgagGAGGATGCGTCCTACAGAGAAAGGTCCCCCGCTCGCCAAAGAGGTCGAAAGTTTGACAAATTAAAGAACGTGGTTCTAGAAGCATTGGCGAGTCGTGACGCTCAGCATGCCGCAGAGAAGCCTGCCAACTCCGAATTCGCCCAACTTCAACAAAGTGTTACAGACCTACAGGCTTTGACACTGAAGAAACTCTCTCAAGACTCTACGACCGATCTGAGAGAAATGATTGAAGAGGTTGTCTCAGCCCAATTCAGCCAGCAGAAGCCTCGCGCCTcggaggccgaggagatcGGCGCTGATAGCCTCATGCTTCAAATTGATGGCCTGAAAGAAATGCTAAGGGTAAGCGATGAGCGTGCTGAGGAGGAATACAAGAAGCGTAGAGAAGCGCAGGACTCTGTTGTAGAGCTTCAGCACCTTCTAAAGGTTTCTGAGGACAACGCTGCTCGCCACAGCGAGGCTGCCGAATCTGCCGAAACTCGTCTGCTCCAgttcaaggaagaaaagattcCTTATTTCGAACAGGTCCAGTCAAGGTCCGATGCACTTGAGCAAGAACATGCCAAACTCAAGTTAACTCTAGCCGAGATTTCTTCGAAGAACATATCCCTCGAAGGGACCTTGGACGAATACAGATTCTCTAGTGACCACTGGAAGCAGGAGAGCGAACAGTCCAAGGCCCAGATTGAAGAAATGCAAACTGAAAATAAGGATCTACGTGTCACTATCGATCATATGAAGTCGCGGATCGAGGATGGATTGAGTGTAAGACAAAATCTAAGCGAAAAATTCGACCGCCTTCAAGACGAAATGGCGACCGTGACTCGGGACATTACTCGCGACCAGGCCTCCTGGCGCAAACGGCAAGAAGAGCATGTAGCCAGGTATAACGAACTCCAGGCTGCTTACAACCGTGAAGTGAAACTTCGGGAGAAACTTGAGGTCGACATCAGTGAGTTGGAACAGCAGGAGCGAGAAGCGGCGAAGCTGAAGTTTATCTTTGGTCAGTCTCAACAAGAGAATGCCCGGTTGGAAGAGCTAGTGGCAAACCTCAGAATTGAGAATCACGACCTAGAGATAAAGGCGGCTCGCTTTGAGCGCGAGTTTAACGAGGCACGGGAGAGCAGTAGAGTTGAAATCCAGCGTACCAGATCTTCGTTGGAGACAGATGTTGAGGCTGCTAACAGTCAGGTCAACATTGTCCGTGCGGAACTAGAAGCACAAATCCTGCGTCTCCAGGGTCAACTGGATAGTGTCCGGCTCGATAGTGATACTGCACAGCAACGCTACGAGATGCTGCTGGAGGAGGCCAATGAAACTAAGGCCAGTGCTGTGGCCTCGATGGCGAACACCCATGAACTTGCTATGGAAGAGCAGCGCAAGCTGCATGAGCGCATCCTCAATGATCTTCGCGAGCGCCATGCCCGCGCCTTGCACAATGCATCTGAGGATAGACAGCGCGCAGAATCTCATTTGACGGAACGCTTGGAACTGTCGGAAGATAAAGCTAAGCACCTTCAGGATCGTGTTCATCATCTAGAAGAGAGGCTCGAAATTGCTCAGTCCGCTGCTCGTGCTGCCGCTGAAGCCGCTCAGGCAGCCCAGGCAGCGAAGGCAGCTCCTGTGGCCTCGTCTTCAGCACACTCTACATCCCCATCGTTGTCATTCAGCGAGGGAACTATGGTCCCTGAGAAGATCTCTCCTCAGGCCTTACGTGAGTCAATTCTTGTCCTACAGGACCAACTGCAGCAGCGCGAAACCCGCATCGAGGAACTGGAGCAAGAGGTTGCTTCTTTCGACAAGGATGCACCGAATAAGCTCAAAGAGAAGGATACAGAAATCACCTGGTTACGTGAACTTCTTGGAGTCCGTATCGACGATCTACAGGACATCATCAGGACTTTGTCACAACCATCGTTTGATCACAACACTGTGCGTGATGCCGCCATCCGTTTGAAGGCCAATCTGCAAATGcaacagcaagaaaaggagagggCTTCGTCCGGACAGAGTTTCCCCagttttccttccctttccgAGTTGACTGCATCACCGCGCTCTCTACCCCtcgctgccgctgccgcaTGGGGCAACTGGCGCAGGGGGAGAGAAACCCCTAATACCGGCACCTCTGAACAAACACCGTCCAAGCCGAGTAATGCAACTGCTTTCCTATCCGGACTTTTGACACCTCCTGGTTCTAACGCTAGACAAGCCACTCCAAATGCGACTGCTCCTGTTACAAGAGGTTGGAGACAACCATCAGAGAGTCGCCCCCTCAGAGGCTATGATACTACCCCGAGACAAACGTCAGCACGTGCGAGCAGAATGCAAGAACTACCAAGAACTCCCCCTCTGCTGCGCAGGTCAAGCTATGACCATGATGCCGAGCCCACCGACTATGGAGAGGGCTCTTGGGCAGAAGAAAACGAGAGTACGGCTGATGGTCTCGTCTCGGCGTCACCTAAAGAGACCGGAGATGGTCCATTTGGACCGCAGATAGCATCTTAG